A window of [Clostridium] innocuum genomic DNA:
ACATAGCCGATATATGGGATACGGAAAGCAGTGCCCAGAATCGTGATTACAAAATACAGAATCAATAACGCAAAAGACAGCTGATCCACACCGTATCTTCCGCGCATAAAATTCTGAAACCATTTCATATTTCAAAACTCCCTTCGATTGTGACATATTATATCACGTTCCCTTTCCGATTTCCAGCCTGTCGGAATTTTACGACAATATCACACAAAAAGCCCATGTTTTACCAGCTTCCCGCAGGAATTGCACAGCAATCGAGGATTGCGCCTATAGACCACTGTGTGGAAGATGATATACAGCATTGTGTAGTGTGAAAAGCAAACAGATGTATGAAAACACAGGATGTAACCGTCTTTCTCTCAATTGCTTTTTTTACTGAGGGTTCATGAAAAGCTGACAACAGTAAGACCGAAATTACTGACATATAGTTTATGGAGCGTTTGTGTTGACGGAATGAGAAAAGACTGCTATGATATACCCGACAAAAAACTTCAGGGTCGGGTGAAATTCCCAATCGGCGGTATACCCCGCAAGCCATAAGGCAGAACCGTGTGAAACTCCGGTGGCGACAGTATAGTCTGGATGAAAGAAGTTAAGTTTTTTTCGATATGTCCCTAAAGGTTTTTGTTGAAAACCTTTTTTCTTTTGAAAAAAGGCTGACACAGACAGGAGGAATCGTATATGTCAGCATATGTTTCAACAAAAAGCAGGATGAGTGTACAAACCATCGCCAAAATCAGTATTCTGGGAGCACTGGCCTTTCTGGTCATGATGTTTGAAATCCCCCTTCCCTTTGCGCCTGATTTTTATAAGCTTGGCTTTGATGAGGTTATCGTATTGATTGGAGGATTTGCTCTTGGCCCCTGGGCAGCCGTCTGCATTGAAGCTCTGAAAATCGCATTGAATCTGCTCATCGGAGGAACCATTACGATGGGCGTCGGAGAGCTTACCAACTTTCTGATTGGTCTTTCCTTTGTACTTCCGGCCACAATCATCTATCAAAGGGATAAAACGAGAAAGCATGCCCTGTTCGGTCTGATTGCAGGAACGATCTGTATGACGATACTGGGAGGACTTCTGAATTATTTCGTAATGCTGCCGGCTTATTCCTATTTTATGAACCTGCCACTGGATCGCATTATCGAATTTGGCCATGCAGTAAATCCAAACATTAACGGATTGCTTGCACTGGTGCTGATGGCAACCACCCCATTCAATGTGTTAAAGGGTGTCCTGTGCAGCATTGTTGTCTTCTTATCTTATAAAAAGGTATCCCCGGTTATAAAGAAACGGTAACAAGCTTCCGCTTGGTCTGAATTCAGATAAAGCGGAAGCTTGTTTTATTATGCAAGCCATACCCTGATGGAAAGCAGCTGCTATCGATTCATGTATTAAGGGATTACTTCATCCTTTCCAACATACCAAAGGCCTACTCCTCATGCTTTTTGATGATCTTTTTGAAGTTGAGCTGGCGCTTCTCACGCACATAGCCCCTTGCTTCATAAAAGGCATGTGCCCCTGTACGTACTCGCCGGAAACAAGACGAATCATACAGACATTCTGATTTTCTGCCCATTGCTCTACCTCCGCAAGCAGCCTGCTT
This region includes:
- a CDS encoding ECF transporter S component gives rise to the protein MSAYVSTKSRMSVQTIAKISILGALAFLVMMFEIPLPFAPDFYKLGFDEVIVLIGGFALGPWAAVCIEALKIALNLLIGGTITMGVGELTNFLIGLSFVLPATIIYQRDKTRKHALFGLIAGTICMTILGGLLNYFVMLPAYSYFMNLPLDRIIEFGHAVNPNINGLLALVLMATTPFNVLKGVLCSIVVFLSYKKVSPVIKKR